The window GCGTCCTCAGGCCCCGAGCTGGGCTGTGTCATGGTGCTGGTGTCCCTGTCGGACTCCGACCCTGAACGGCTCAGCCAGACGGTGGCCAACATCTCTGACCTCTTCCAAACACACATTGAGGCCCGGCAGCTGCTGGTGGTCCGGGGCCAGCTCGGCGGGCCCCCTCCCCTAGGCACCCTGAGACCAGAGGACCTCCCCTCGTCCTGCGAGGCCCTGTACTCCGCACAGAAGGCCGACCACGCCCTCCTCATGAACTTCGCTGCCAACCTGTCTGAATACTTCCTGATGCTGGACGACCAGGTTCACTGCATACCCAAGTTCATTTCCACCATCTACTGGACGCTGTCTGCTTGGAAGGAGCTGCCTTGGGTGACCCTAGAGTTCTCTAGCCTGAGCTTTGCGGGGAAGGTGTTCCGCTCCAGCGACCTCCCCCGCCTGGCCTCCTTCCTCCTCGTCTTCCCCAAGGACACCCCCACGCACGTGCTTCTCTCTGAGTTCCCTCTTCTCCTGGCCCAGAACACGCCGATCCGCTTCGGCTCCTCAGTCTTCTACCACATGGGCAACCGTTCAGAGCTGGAGAATGCCTGCTTCCCTGCAGACAAGGAGAAGGTCTTTGGCGAGCCCGACAACCCCACAGCCAGTGTGCGCACGGAcatggtgatgctgtccaacaaCATCCCGCAGTACGCCTACACCCTGAACAAGGAGAGCTTTGCTACCCTCAACCCCGTCCGAGGCAACTACCTGACGGTGATCCTGGAGGAGCCCCAGAAGGTCACCCGCGTCGAGGTGCTGACGGGCTCCGACAAAGAAGGGAAGCACCAGCTGCGGCGAGGGCAGGTGCAGCTGGGCTTCGGGCCCCTGGAGGACCTCCAGGGCTGTGCTCGCTACACCCTGCTCGGCCCCGTGGTGGAGGGACGCCTGGACCAGATGGTGTCTTATgaagaagactccctggaggcgCTGGGCTGCATCCGGCTGCTGGTGCTGGAGGCCCAGGAGTCCTGGCTTCTGATCAGGCAGATCAAAGTCTGGACCACGGAGTATGACAAGGAAGAGGAAGGGTAGACCGCGCCGCGGGGAACCGGGAAGGGTGGGGCTTGGGGATGGAATCAGCTCGGCTGGCAAGAAATAAAGGTAGAAATTGGTCAAGGCCTGTTCACTCTTGAGCTGGACGACCACGTAATTTGTTCTCCTACCTGGGACACTGTTGAGAGTGATAGTGAGAGGAAGCAAGAGTGAAACTACACAGGTCAGCAGACATAAATCGGACCGCCCCAGGCGAGCTGAGAGGCGCCGTCACCCCAACTCTTGGTTTTCGTAGGCTGCTTCAGAGGGTAGGCGCAGACCAAGGAGGGCACCAATGAGACAACACCCTTCTGGCTTCCGCGggccagagggagggagggaggcaccaGGAGCTGCCTTGATTCTCATCCACACACAATTATAACACCCCAAGATCTTTCCAGGAAGGACCTGTCGCTCCACCACGGTCATGACAGCTCCATGATCATGGAGGGGGCTGACGGCAGCTCACGTCCACATGCCTGTCTCGGTCAGTTCAGGCTGTTATATTCCAGGGGTTATAAGCAACAGAACTTTACTTCCCAtgtcctggaggctgggagtccAAGGTCAACGTGCCGGAAGGTTCAGTGTCTGGGGAGAGCCCACCTCCTGGCTCACAGACGCTGTCTTTCTGCTGCGTCCTCACACGTGCACCAAGGGGGCAGGGGGCTCTCTGACTTCTTTTATGAGGGCACCAATCCTATTTTTGAGGACCCCTCCCTCAAGCCCCATTCgcctcccaaaggctccacctccTATTGCCATCCCCTTGAGGGTTAGGATCTCAAGGTATGAGTTCTGGGGTCGGGGGGGACACATATACACCAGAGGAAGACCCAAGCCTCTAATGTGTCAAGGTTAAGACCTTGCTGGAGGAAAGTCTGCTTAGCTGGGACTCAGGAATGGACGCTTCGAGTATTCATGAATCTTCTAGAACCGTGTTTACATACTTTCATTTTTCTAAGGAGAGGGCAGCTTACTTTCCCTCGAGCACTGAAATGTACCCTATCTGCCTCATAAAGTTACGAATAGCTGAACCAGCAGCTATAACCTTCTAGAGGAAAGAAACAATATGTAACTTAGAAATCTTTCTATTCCCATCGAAAAATAAGAAGTCAGAATTACACATTCCTGCCTGTATCTATTCAGGAAATATTTGGGTACAGACTCAAGGTTAGTAGTAATAATATGAACCAAACTTGAGTGACACCAACAAAGAACTTAATGCaaaatcaataattaaaattaaatgcaacATAGGTACCAGTTCTCTTTCATTTGATGAACGAAATTGATGAAGCCCAATAAAAACATAAAGGAAAGGGTTTTGTAGGGTTTTGAGGGGTTTTTGAAAATTTTCCTgaagttaactttaaaaaaaaaaaaatagtgtttgaACATAAGTAGTTGCCTCTCCCTGAGGTATTTTTCTCCACTTCACTAGAAACGGAATAGCATCATGGAAGACCGTGCACGCgcacgtgctcagtcgctcagttgtctccgactctgcaactggggacggcagcccgccaggctcctctgcccatgggactctccaggcaagactactggactgggttgccatttccttctccaggggatcttccctgacccaaggatcaaacctgcatctcctgcgttggcaggcagattctttaccagtaaacCATACatctaaaaaagataaaaaataccaTGTTCCTTCCAATATGTGTTAACCAGTAAAATGAACGCAAAGTCTTTGGGtgaatttccatttaaaattttgataaggCTTTTTTCAGCTGACAGAAACCCTTTTTGCATTAGCCTGATAATTCTTCCTTACCTTGATATCTTGCTGTTGCTTTCAGTCAGATGCTATATGTATTTTGTTCAGCTTTTCTAGTTGTCTGAAATAAGATGTTTCAAATTACCTGATtgctattataaaaaaaacttttaagtatgacttgaaaagatcttcaatacACAACCATTAAATGAAAATACTCAGGCTTCATTACAATATTTTCAATAcagaatttattaatttatgcAAAAATATCTATACATTTCTATTCAGTGTAATCATAAATAAACTACTGAAGATTTTGCTACTGGCAGTTTTTCTGACTATGAATCCTTATattaaacagggcttccctggtgatccagtggttaaaaatcaggggacacaggtttgaccggtggtccgggaagatctcacttgcctgctgctgctgctgctgctgctgctgctgctgctaagtcacttcagtcgtgtccgactctgtgcgaccccatagatggcagcccaccaggctcccccgtccttgggattctccaggcaagaacactggagtgggttgccattgccttctccaatgcatgaaagtgaaaagtgaaagtgaagtcgctcagtcgtgtctgactcttagcgaccccatggactgcagcctaccaggcttatccatccatgggattttccaggcaagagtactggagtggggtgccattgccttctccaatgcatgaaagtgaaaagtgaaagtgaagtcgctcagtcgtgtctgactcttagcgaccccatggactgcagcctaccaggctcctccatccatgggatttcccaggcaagagtactggagtgggtgccacttcACTCGCCTAGGGGCTGCTGAGCCTGCGCAGCCTGGCGCCTGCGCCCCACAGAGGGCACCACCGCTAGAGGAGCCCTGCCCCCTGCAACTAGACTAAGCCTGAGCGCAGACAGagaccccgtgcagccaaaaataaacagatgcagaaactctttaaacaaaataaaacaactaaaTATACCAGATGTAACACTTAAAAGTTGCTGTTATGcgtattcagtccagttcagtcgctcagtcgtgtctgactctttgtgaccccatggaccgcagcacaccaggcttccctgtccatcaccaactcctggagcttagtcaaactcatgtccattgagttggtgattacTGGGATGAAAACAATATATGAAATTCTCAGACAccaaataattaaacaaaaatggGACTCCAGATAGGTCAACAACGACTTAAGCTGGTTTCGCCCTGAGGGAATTCAGCGTCTGTGATAGTAGGTGGAGTGGGGTGCAAGCAAGGAGCAACGGACGGGATCACCCAGGATTTCAAGATACGGGAGACAATCAGCTAAGCCACAACACCACGAACTACACATTCAACACAAAAAAATTTGAAACGTGCACAAAAACCGACCAGGCAGCAGCTCAGCAAGTCCCAGAGAACTGAAGAGACACTCCAAGGTCTCTGGCAACACAGTTAGCTTCTAACCCACCTGGTTTCTaaatgacaaaaagaaagatttttaaacccatactttaaaaataaacacatatttcaaaataatttataagcTAAAGAAAAATCATTACGGAAGTTAGAATATATTTACAGCTGAATCATAATGGAATTACTATTAGGAAAACTTGGGTCATGCAGTTAATCCTGTTCCAGAGGGAAATTTACAGTCTTAAGTGAAAATAAGTGagactaataaataaaataaacgaGACTAAAAATTAAAACGGTAAGCATCCATCATAAGAATTtagtaaaaatagaagaaaaaaaacaatgaaaatataagaaatgatGTCTTCAATATAGGCTAAATTTAACAGCATACGAAGAAGcatcataaagagaaagaaaaggcaagataCACATGGGAGTATTGTTAACATGTAACAGACGAAGATTATCCacccaaaaatatataaagaataagtagaaat is drawn from Bubalus kerabau isolate K-KA32 ecotype Philippines breed swamp buffalo chromosome 5, PCC_UOA_SB_1v2, whole genome shotgun sequence and contains these coding sequences:
- the LOC129654334 gene encoding alpha-1,3-mannosyl-glycoprotein 4-beta-N-acetylglucosaminyltransferase-like protein MGAT4E translates to MDSKVTAVTAAVEGRSAGRKGSGDSRRGREEAGAERARPTPAYLCRAAPGSRTVHGCLCKYLMVVVSLILLGSFLQEKREGEKQLMYSLLVEEKKKILWQLNQQQISSEIKNHLQAFKDMQKTSPGLQRAKYKLLAGAPPHEKKLLTVGISSALHPHESRLLDTLRSLFQASSGPELGCVMVLVSLSDSDPERLSQTVANISDLFQTHIEARQLLVVRGQLGGPPPLGTLRPEDLPSSCEALYSAQKADHALLMNFAANLSEYFLMLDDQVHCIPKFISTIYWTLSAWKELPWVTLEFSSLSFAGKVFRSSDLPRLASFLLVFPKDTPTHVLLSEFPLLLAQNTPIRFGSSVFYHMGNRSELENACFPADKEKVFGEPDNPTASVRTDMVMLSNNIPQYAYTLNKESFATLNPVRGNYLTVILEEPQKVTRVEVLTGSDKEGKHQLRRGQVQLGFGPLEDLQGCARYTLLGPVVEGRLDQMVSYEEDSLEALGCIRLLVLEAQESWLLIRQIKVWTTEYDKEEEG